The nucleotide sequence GCAGCGGATCGAGGCTTGCGGCCTGGTCGATGATCCCGCCGAAATAGATCAGCTTGGTGAGATGGCTCGCGACCTGGCAGGTCGCCTTGGTGGCGACGATCGAGCGGCGGTCGAACCGCGCACCGAGGAAGAAGGTGTCGAGCAGCGGGCCGGACACGCCGGTCATCAGCATTAGCCCCATGCAGATCATGCCGTAGGTCGCGCCCTGCCAGACGCTCTCCGGATCGGGCTTCAGCGAGGCCGGCATCAGCCGCGCCATGAACGGCGTGACGCCGAGCAGCAGCAGCGCCGCCGGCTTGTCCGGCACGTGCACCAGCGACCAGGCGCCGAGCGCCAGCGCGCAGCCGATCAGATAGACCGCGACCGGCCGCCAGCGGATGTGGCGGCG is from Bradyrhizobium sp. ORS 285 and encodes:
- a CDS encoding sulfite exporter TauE/SafE family protein; this encodes MTPVLIAALGLLMVATAFLSGLFGMAGGLILIGVLLALMPLPAAMVLHAITQMASNGWRAVLWRRHIRWRPVAVYLIGCALALGAWSLVHVPDKPAALLLLGVTPFMARLMPASLKPDPESVWQGATYGMICMGLMLMTGVSGPLLDTFFLGARFDRRSIVATKATCQVASHLTKLIYFGGIIDQAASLDPLLAAVAIAASVLGTTLARRLLEAMSEQQFRTWASRIITAVASYYILYGGWLLLLAQRSVAAE